A portion of the Salarias fasciatus chromosome 15, fSalaFa1.1, whole genome shotgun sequence genome contains these proteins:
- the LOC115402203 gene encoding tyrosine-protein kinase Blk-like, with protein MGCTCSGEKLIKDDKFYKGKHISKGSYNSHHIGSGNISSDNDDTLFVAQHDFKATNDSDLPFKKGDKLKVLQESGEWWLAKSLITGEEGLIPCNYVVRADTLEVEKWFFKDLSRRETERLLLAPGNKPGAFLVRESETCKGSYSLSVKDNVSEQGDVVKHYKIRCLDKGGYYISPSNTFPSLQELVKYYCRTADGLCQRLHAPCKQKAPQHPWAHDEWEIPRETLKMVKKLGAGQFGEVWMGYYKNTKKVAIKTLKEGTMAPEAFLQEANLMKQLQHERLVRLHAVVTKEPILIVTEFMVNGCLLDFLKTDEGRKQTLRKLIDMSAQIAEGMAYIEKKNYIHRDLRAANILVSETLHCKIADFGLARIIESEYTAQEGAKFPIKWTAPEAINFGTFSIKSDVWSFGILLTEVVTYGRIPYPGMTNPEVIRSLDRSYRMPSPDGCPEELYEIMLNCWKEKPEERPTFDFLQNILNDFFIATEGQYEMQP; from the exons ATGGGCTGCACATGCAGTGGGGAGAAACTGATAAAAGATGACAAATTCTACAAAGGAAAGCACATCTCAAAGGGCTCCTACAACTCGCACCACATC GGAAGTGGAAACATCTCCTCAGATAACG atgaTACGCTGTTTGTGGCGCAGCACGACTTTAAAGCCACGAATGACAGTGATCTACCGTTCAAGAAAGGAGACAAACTGAAAGTTTTGCAAGA AAGTGGCGAATGGTGGCTGGCGAAATCGCTCATAACTGGAGAGGAAGGGCTCATCCCATGTAATTATGTAGTGCGAGCAGACACACTGGAAGTGGAAAA GTGGTTTTTCAAGGATTTGAGTCGGAGGGAGACGGAACGACTGCTTCTGGCTCCTGGAAATAAACCAGGGGCTTTCCTGGTTCGAGAGAGCGAGACCTGCAAAG GGTCCTATTCACTGTCGGTCAAAGATAATGTGTCAGAACAAGGGGACGTGGTGAAACACTACAAGATCCGCTGTCTGGACAAAGGTGGTTACTACATCTCCCCATCCAATACATTCCCGTCCCTGCAGGAGCTGGTGAAATACTACTGCC GCACAGCAGATGGCTTGTGTCAGCGTTTACACGCTCCCTGCAAGCAGAAGGCCCCTCAGCACCCATGGGCGCACGACGAGTGGGAGATTCCCCGAGAAACCCTGAAGATGGTGAAGAAGCTGGGCGCAGGGCAGTTCGGAGAAGTGTGGATGG GCTACtacaaaaacaccaagaaagTTGCGATCAAGACGCTGAAGGAGGGAACGATGGCGCCGGAGGCGTTCCTCCAGGAGGCCAACCtgatgaagcagctgcagcacgaGCGCCTCGTCCGGCTGCACGCCGTGGTCACGAAGGAGCCCATCCTCATCGTCACAGAGTTCATGGTCAATG gTTGCCTTTTGGACTTTCTAAAAACAGACGAAGGACGAAAGCAGACGCTACGTAAGCTGATCGACATGTCAGCACAG ATCGCTGAAGGCATGGCGTACATCGAGAAGAAGAACTACATCCACCGTGACCTGCGTGCCGCCAACATCCTGGTCAGCGAGACTCTGCACTGCAAGATAGCAGACTTCGGCCTGGCCAGGATCATCGAGTCCGAATACACCGCCCAAGAAG GTGCAAAATTTCCAATTAAGTGGACGGCTCCAGAGGCCATCAACTTCGGCACATTCAGCATCAAATCAGACGTCTGGTCCTTCGGGATCCTCCTGACAGAAGTGGTGACTTATGGAAGAATACCGTACCCAG GAATGACCAACCCGGAGGTGATCAGGAGCCTGGACCGGTCGTACAGGATGCCAAGTCCGGACGGCTGTCCCGAGGAACTCTATGAAATCATGCTGAACTGCTGGAAAGAGAAGCCCGAGGAGCGGCCCACGTTTGATTTCCTGCAGAACATCCTCAACGACTTCTTCATTGCTACGGAAGGACAATATGAGATGCAGCCATGA
- the LOC115402286 gene encoding uncharacterized protein LOC115402286, protein MTEEENEERPKSNISVKSGISVKSDISTKSKSSDFKVEKGGDACEEVNDEEQCTDEGAVEYEPQERAQSAVSTKTAKSSISTKSAKSGLDCRVEHPTFDHEEPEDRAPSNLSLKSNKSQKSNISVVSKKSKVSVSEFDPSDEIASREEQIESRSVSSMSVSSIKSERSNRSKCSADVHVEERPQSHASTISIKSDASKCASDGRNEQAESQDRMESPVSDERYKELMNILQSLWLCEPPKHEYTLKDDHHSVDDDFNHTSSSGVDVNSGSTGSGKSSDGVKKTSRFR, encoded by the exons ATGACTGAAGAGGAAAACGAAGAGAGACCTAAAAGCAACATTTCTGTGAAATCTGGGATTTCAGTGAAGTCAGATATTTCAACAAAATCTAAATCATcggattttaaagttgaaaaaggcgGTGATGCATGTGAGGAAGTAAATGATGAAGAGCAAT GCACTGATGAGGGAGCAGTTGAGTACGAACCTCAAGAAAGAGCACAGAGCGCCGTTTCAACCAAAACTGCCAAGTCATCGATATCCACAAAATCTGCAAAGTCTGGACTGGATTGTCGTGTTGAACACCCAACATTTGATCATGAGGAACCTGAAGACAGAGCTCCCAGCAATTTGTCTTTAAAgtcaaataaatcacaaaagtCCAATATTTCAGTGGTATCAAAGAAATCAAAGGTTTCCGTCAGTGAGTTTGACCCCAGTGATGAAATAGCAAGCAGAGAAGAGCAAATTGAAAGCAGGTCAGTGAGTTCAATGTCTGTCTCGTCGATCAAGTCTGAGAGGTCAAATCGGTCAAAATGCTCAGCCGATGTCCACGTTGAAGAAAGACCTCAGTCCCATGCTTCTACAATATCTATCAAATCAGATGCTTCCAAATGTGCTTCTGATGGGAGAAATGAACAAGCAGAAAGTCAGGACAGAATGGAGAGTCCAGTGTCG GACGAGAGATACAAAGAGCTGATGAACATCCTGCAGTCTCTCTGGCTCTGTGAGCCTCCAAAACATGAATACACGTTAAAGGACGACCATCATTCTGTGGACGATGACTTCAACCACACCTCGTCTTCAGGAGTGGATGTCAACAGTGGATCGACAGGCTCGGGAAAGAGCAGCGATGGCGTGAAGAAAACCAGT AGATTCAGATga
- the LOC115402287 gene encoding retinitis pigmentosa 1-like 1 protein, protein MSSHKRSFQCFSAVGAEGDHRPSHAFKHHSHHLPRIPQHGIVGHHVNECCLCSEYRHAQTFEAVDTHLTPFYHTPYHHPHHHHHHPHQYVLRGPSRPEGAPSGHVHHHRHKKRVVLVKNSDPSLRKTIVLHRRGLRSFGLFLEEVSELMQYHIRKFYTLEGRKIDNVQSLLQCPNVLVCVGREPSHPSIAENFHKTSDEKLPKLNKSHLSGHPDEHGSKEDKII, encoded by the exons ATGTCCTCCCACAAACGCAGCTTCCAGTGCTTCAGTGCCGTCGGAGCTGAAGGCGACCACAGACCTTCGCACGCCTTCAAGCACCACTCCCACCACCTACCCAGGATTCCGCAGCACGGCATTGTGGGCCACCATGTGAACGAGTGCTGTCTCTGCTCTGAGTACAGACACGCTCAGACCTTCGAGGCCGTAGACACTCACCTGACGCCCTTCTATCACACACCctaccaccacccccaccaccaccaccaccacccccaccagtATGTTCTCAGAGGACCAAGCAGGCCAGAAGGGGCTCCCTCCGGCCACGTTCACCATCACAGACATAAAAAGAGGGTGGTCCTGGTGAAGAACAGCGACCCCTCGCTCAGGAAGACCATCGTCCTGCACCGCAGGGGGCTACGCAGCTTCGGACTGTTCTTAGAGGAAGTTTCTGAGCTCATGCAGTACCACATTAGGAAGTTCTACACTCTGGAGGGACGCAAG ATTGACAATGTCCAGAGTCTCCTGCAGTGCCCCAATGTGCTCGTCTGTGTCGGACGGGAGCCGTCTCACCCTTCGATTGCGGAGAATTTCCACAAAACATCTGATGAAAAACTTCCAAAGCTGAATAAGTCACATCTGAGTGGACACCCTGACGAACATGGAAGTAAGGAAGACAAAATAATCTAG